A genomic segment from Capra hircus breed San Clemente chromosome 7, ASM170441v1, whole genome shotgun sequence encodes:
- the CLTB gene encoding clathrin light chain B isoform X2: protein MADDFGFFSSSESGAPEAAEEDPAAAFLAQQESEIAGIENDEGFGAPAGSQGGLAQPGPASGGSEDMGTTVNGDVFQEANGPADGYAAIAQADRLTQEPESIRKWREEQRKRLQELDAASKVMEQEWREKAKKDLEEWNQRQSEQVEKNKINNRASEEAFVKESKEETPGTEWEKVAQLCDFNPKSSKQCKDVSRLRSVLMSLKQTPLSR, encoded by the exons ATGGCTGATGACTTTGGCTTCTTCTCGTCGTCGGAGAGCGGGGCCCCCGAAGCGGCCGAGGAGGACCCGGCGGCTGCCTTCTTGGCCCAGCAGGAGAGTGAGATTGCGGGCATAGAGAATGACGAGGGTTTTGGGGCACCTGCCGGCAGCCAGGGGGGCCTCGCGCAGCCGGGACCCGCCAGTGGGG GTTCTGAGGACATGGGGACCACGGTCAATGGAGATGTGTTTCAG GAGGCCAACGGTCCCGCAGATGGCTATGCCGCGATCGCCCAGGCGGACAGGCTGACACAGGAACCCGAGAGCATCCGCAAGTGGAGAGAGGAGCAGCGGAAACGGCTGCAGGAGCTGG ATGCTGCCTCCAAAGTGATGGAGCAGGAATGGCGGGAGAAGGCCAAGAAGGACCTGGAGGAATGGAACCAGCGCCAGAGTGAGCAAGTTGAGAAGAACAAGATCAACAACCG GGCATCTGAGGAGGCTTTTGTGAAGGAATCCAAGGAGGAGACCCCGGGCACAGAGTGGGAGAAGGTGgcccagctgtgtgacttcaacCCCAAGAGCAGCAAGCAGTGCAAAGACGTGTCCCGCCTGCGCTCGGTGCTCATGTCCCTGAAGCAGACACCGCTGTCCCGCTAG
- the CLTB gene encoding clathrin light chain B isoform X1 gives MADDFGFFSSSESGAPEAAEEDPAAAFLAQQESEIAGIENDEGFGAPAGSQGGLAQPGPASGGSEDMGTTVNGDVFQEANGPADGYAAIAQADRLTQEPESIRKWREEQRKRLQELDAASKVMEQEWREKAKKDLEEWNQRQSEQVEKNKINNRIADKAFYQQPDADIIGYVASEEAFVKESKEETPGTEWEKVAQLCDFNPKSSKQCKDVSRLRSVLMSLKQTPLSR, from the exons ATGGCTGATGACTTTGGCTTCTTCTCGTCGTCGGAGAGCGGGGCCCCCGAAGCGGCCGAGGAGGACCCGGCGGCTGCCTTCTTGGCCCAGCAGGAGAGTGAGATTGCGGGCATAGAGAATGACGAGGGTTTTGGGGCACCTGCCGGCAGCCAGGGGGGCCTCGCGCAGCCGGGACCCGCCAGTGGGG GTTCTGAGGACATGGGGACCACGGTCAATGGAGATGTGTTTCAG GAGGCCAACGGTCCCGCAGATGGCTATGCCGCGATCGCCCAGGCGGACAGGCTGACACAGGAACCCGAGAGCATCCGCAAGTGGAGAGAGGAGCAGCGGAAACGGCTGCAGGAGCTGG ATGCTGCCTCCAAAGTGATGGAGCAGGAATGGCGGGAGAAGGCCAAGAAGGACCTGGAGGAATGGAACCAGCGCCAGAGTGAGCAAGTTGAGAAGAACAAGATCAACAACCG GATCGCTGACAAAGCATTCTACCAGCAGCCAGATGCTGATATCATCGGCTACGT GGCATCTGAGGAGGCTTTTGTGAAGGAATCCAAGGAGGAGACCCCGGGCACAGAGTGGGAGAAGGTGgcccagctgtgtgacttcaacCCCAAGAGCAGCAAGCAGTGCAAAGACGTGTCCCGCCTGCGCTCGGTGCTCATGTCCCTGAAGCAGACACCGCTGTCCCGCTAG
- the CLTB gene encoding clathrin light chain B isoform X3 has protein sequence MGTTVNGDVFQEANGPADGYAAIAQADRLTQEPESIRKWREEQRKRLQELDAASKVMEQEWREKAKKDLEEWNQRQSEQVEKNKINNRASEEAFVKESKEETPGTEWEKVAQLCDFNPKSSKQCKDVSRLRSVLMSLKQTPLSR, from the exons ATGGGGACCACGGTCAATGGAGATGTGTTTCAG GAGGCCAACGGTCCCGCAGATGGCTATGCCGCGATCGCCCAGGCGGACAGGCTGACACAGGAACCCGAGAGCATCCGCAAGTGGAGAGAGGAGCAGCGGAAACGGCTGCAGGAGCTGG ATGCTGCCTCCAAAGTGATGGAGCAGGAATGGCGGGAGAAGGCCAAGAAGGACCTGGAGGAATGGAACCAGCGCCAGAGTGAGCAAGTTGAGAAGAACAAGATCAACAACCG GGCATCTGAGGAGGCTTTTGTGAAGGAATCCAAGGAGGAGACCCCGGGCACAGAGTGGGAGAAGGTGgcccagctgtgtgacttcaacCCCAAGAGCAGCAAGCAGTGCAAAGACGTGTCCCGCCTGCGCTCGGTGCTCATGTCCCTGAAGCAGACACCGCTGTCCCGCTAG
- the HIGD2A gene encoding HIG1 domain family member 2A, mitochondrial: METPGRVSPEAPFEPSQPPVIEGFSPSVYTTSEGFKEKFIRKTRENPLVPIGCLGTAAALTYGLYCFHRGQSQRSQLMMRTRIAAQGFTIVAILVGLAASTLKSRS, from the exons ATGGAGACTCCTGGCCGTGTCTCTCCGGAGGCGCCCTTTGAGCCATCGCAGCCCCCAGTCATTGAAGGCTTTAGCCCCAGTGTATACACCACTTCGGAAGGCTTCAAGGAAAAGTTTATTCGCAAGACCCGCGAGAACCCATTGGTACCCATAG GCTGCCTGGGCACTGCGGCCGCCCTTACCTATGGCCTCTACTGCTTCCACCGGGGACAGAGCCAGCGCTCCCAGCTCATGATGCGTACCCGGATCGCTGCCCAGGGCTTCACGATCGTAGCCATCTTGGTGGGTCTGGCTGCATCCACTCTGAAATCTCGATCTTGA
- the NOP16 gene encoding nucleolar protein 16, whose translation MPKAKGKTRRQKFGYNVNRKRLNRNARRKAAPRIECSHIRHAWDQTKSVRQNLAEMGLAMDPNRAVPLLKRKVKAMEVDVEERPKELVRKPYVLNDLEAEASLPEKKGNTLSRDLIDYVRYMVENHGENYKAMARDEKNYYQDTPKQIRNKINVYKRFYPAEWQAFTDSLQKNKMEVE comes from the exons ATGCCCAAAGCCAAGGGAAAGACTCGGAGGCAGAAGTTCGGTTATAATGTTAACCGGAAGCGTCTGAACCGGAATGCTCGACGGAAGGCAGCGCCGCGGATCGAATG CTCACACATCCGACATGCCTGGGACCAGACCAAATCGGTGCGGCAGAACCTGGCCGAGATGGGTTTGGCTATGGACCCCAACAGGGCAGTGCCCCTTCTTAAGAGAAAG GTAAAGGCCATGGAAGTGGATGTAGAGGAGAGGCCTAAGGAGCTTGTGCGGAAGCCTTATGTGCTTAATG ACCTGGAGGCAGAAGCCAGCCttccagaaaagaaaggaaatacattGTCACGAGATCTCATTGACTATGTTCGCTACATGGTGGAGAACCATGGGGAGAACTATAAG GCTATGGCCCGGGATGAGAAGAATTACTATCAAGATACCCCAAAACAGATTCGGAATAAGATCAACGTCTACAAGCGTTTTTACCCAGCAGAGTGGCAAGCCTTCACTGATTctttgcaaaagaataaaatggaggTTGAGTGA